GTAATCGTATTGATTCGTTGGGAATCAGAAGAGGCTTGGAAAGCTTGGGAAAAGAGCCCAGAGCATATCGAAGGCCACAAAAAGAAAATCGCTGAACATGGCGGCAAGCCACCAAAACCAGATTATGTTATCTCTTCAGAGGGCGGCGGCTATTACGTACAATAAGCGATGATGGCAGATAATAGGATTTACACTTGAAGTGACAGCCCGTAAAAACACCTCCAATGGAGGTGTTTTTCTTATAGTGTTCGAGCAAACCGGAATCCAATCGTCTCAAACAATGCTCAGCCCAATGTCCCCCTTGTAAATTGTACATCTCTGTTCCTTGAAATTGAGCTAAGGAAAACAATTAGAAATTTATGTTAAAGTAAATTCATATAATCTATCTAAAATGAGGTGTGAGACTGTTGAAAAGGCTTTTTGTTGCCATTAAACACGGAGACCTGCATCAAATGAAGGCTATCTTGAAGAAAAATCCAGCACTCATTAATTGTACAGCCAAACACCCCCCAAAAAAAGATGATGGACAATCACCTTTACAGGTAGCGATTAAAACGGGAAATTTTAAAATTGCAGATTATTTGATTGATGCCGGTGCAGATGTGAATTTTATCGAGTCTGAAAGTTGTAATGAATGGAAAATGCCTGTCATACAAGATGCGATAAGAGCCACAATAATGAGTTCGAGGTTTCTAACATTTATGTATAAAAACGGAGAAAAAGTGTGGGAGCCCTATAACACAAAAGAGCAATTCAATGCAGCCTTTACTCTGTTAAAAAAAATAATTGAAGCAGGCGCAGATATTCATTCGTATGATTCATACGGGAATTCTTGTTTAGGAAGAGCGGTACTGGATGCCAAGCAAGTTATACCAGCCGGAGTTCAAGATCCCAAAGATAAGCGGCCATTAAATAATGAATTAAAGGAAGATTTAACGGTGGTTTTTCGTTTGCTTTTCAAGAGTGGAGCCAATATAAATGAAGTGCATACAGATAAAGAGAAGAGCAAGATGATTTTACACAGTTTTTATAAAATAGAGGAGCTCATACTGAATAATGCCGAGGACCAAGCGGGGCATATATAAGAAAAGAATCCATTTTACTAATGGATTCTTTTTCATTATCGAACAATAGGTGTTTAGTAAGCGGACCATCCCGCATCGGCAGCCATAACTACCCCGTTAACGTAAGAAGATTCGTTACTAGCTAAGAAAAGAGCAATATCTGCAATTTCTTCAGGTGTGCCGGCACGCGGCATCAGGTTTACCCCACGCGTTGCATACTTTATACCTTCCATGTCCATTCCTTCCATTGAAGCGACTAACCCTGTTTCTACTTGTGCTGGAGCGATTGCGTTACAGCGAATTCCTTGCGGACCATAGTGTGAAGCTATGTTTTTTGTCATACCCGTTACGGCGTGTTTAGCAGCTGTATACGTGAAGCCTCCACGTCCCCCAGTTAAGCCGGCAATCGATGAAAGGTTTACAATTATGCCACTGCCTTGTGCTTGAAATAGTGGCAATATTTTACGTGTGCTTCGCATAACCCCGCCAACATTAATATCCATAACACGCTGCCATACATCATCTTCTACATTGTGTGCAGCCTGCATTTTATCTAACACACCCGCACAATTCACTAAAATATCAACGCGGCCGAAAGCTGCGACAGTATCATCGATCATTCTCTGAATGTCTTCTTCAACTGCTACATTAACTTTCACACCTAGAGCTTGTACGCCTTTATCTTTAAACATTTCAACTGTACTATTTAAAGCCTCTTCATTGAAATCCGCAATGACTATTTTTGCCCCTTCTTGTGCATAACGCCCTGCAATTGCTTTGCCGATCCCATTTGCACTACCTGTAATAATGGCTACTTTATCTTGTAATCGTGTCATTTT
The Peribacillus sp. FSL H8-0477 genome window above contains:
- a CDS encoding ankyrin repeat domain-containing protein encodes the protein MKRLFVAIKHGDLHQMKAILKKNPALINCTAKHPPKKDDGQSPLQVAIKTGNFKIADYLIDAGADVNFIESESCNEWKMPVIQDAIRATIMSSRFLTFMYKNGEKVWEPYNTKEQFNAAFTLLKKIIEAGADIHSYDSYGNSCLGRAVLDAKQVIPAGVQDPKDKRPLNNELKEDLTVVFRLLFKSGANINEVHTDKEKSKMILHSFYKIEELILNNAEDQAGHI
- a CDS encoding antibiotic biosynthesis monooxygenase family protein, coding for MFVQMRRTVVTEGNAHKIVERFKKNPEKPSKVEQREGYIDREVLVKKTRRGEEEVIVLIRWESEEAWKAWEKSPEHIEGHKKKIAEHGGKPPKPDYVISSEGGGYYVQ
- a CDS encoding glucose 1-dehydrogenase encodes the protein MTRLQDKVAIITGSANGIGKAIAGRYAQEGAKIVIADFNEEALNSTVEMFKDKGVQALGVKVNVAVEEDIQRMIDDTVAAFGRVDILVNCAGVLDKMQAAHNVEDDVWQRVMDINVGGVMRSTRKILPLFQAQGSGIIVNLSSIAGLTGGRGGFTYTAAKHAVTGMTKNIASHYGPQGIRCNAIAPAQVETGLVASMEGMDMEGIKYATRGVNLMPRAGTPEEIADIALFLASNESSYVNGVVMAADAGWSAY